The proteins below come from a single Oncorhynchus tshawytscha isolate Ot180627B unplaced genomic scaffold, Otsh_v2.0 Un_contig_1152_pilon_pilon, whole genome shotgun sequence genomic window:
- the LOC121845631 gene encoding cell wall integrity and stress response component 4-like — MLFLLFNLQQNYNTTDRDIRNQAEWFTSQTPSPTATRFTSQTPSPTATRFTTQTPSPTATRFTSQTPSPTATRFTSQTPSPAAANFTSQTPSPTATRFTYQTPSPTATRFTYQTPSPTATRFTSQTPSPTATRFTSQTPSPTATRFTYQTPSPTATRFTSQTPSPAATRFTSQTPSPTATRFTYQTPSPAATNFQSLLYTAILDGDTGGKACYRQIALGGKACYRQVALGGKACYRQIALGGKACYRQIALGGKACYRQIALGGKACYRQIALGGKACYRQIALGGKACYRQIALGGKACYRQIALGGKACYRQIALGGKACYRQIALGGKACIVSADCQLVNITVP, encoded by the exons ATGTTGTTTCTCCTCTTCAACCTTCAGCAGAACTACAACACAACTGACCGAGACATCAGGAACCAGGCTG AGTGGTTCACATCTCAGACACCGTCTCCAACGGCAACAAGGTTCACATCTCAGACACCGTCTCCAACTGCAACAAGGTTCACAACTCAGACACCGTCTCCAACTGCAACAAGGTTCACATCTCAGACACCGTCTCCAACTGCAACAAGGTTCACATCTCAGACACCGTCTCCAGCTGCAGCAAACTTCACATCTCAGACACCGTCTCCAACTGCAACAAGGTTCACATATCAGACACCGTCTCCAACTGCAACAAGGTTCACATATCAGACACCGTCTCCAACTGCAACAAG GTTCACATCTCAGACACCGTCTCCAACTGCAACAAGGTTCACATCTCAGACACCGTCTCCAACTGCAACAAGGTTCACATATCAGACACCGTCTCCAACTGCAACAAGGTTCACATCTCAGACACCGTCTCCAGCTGCAACAAGGTTCACATCTCAGACACCGTCTCCAACTGCAACAAGGTTCACATATCAGACACCGTCTCCAGCTGCAACAAACTTTCAATCTCTACTTTACACTGCCATCCTGGACGGAGACACTGGAGGAAAGGCCTGTTACAGACAGATTGCTCTTGGAGGAAAGGCCTGTTACAGACAGGTTGCTCTTGGGGGAAAGGCCTGTTACAGACAGATTGCTCTTGGGGGAAAGGCCTGTTACAGACAGATTGCTCTTGGGGGAAAGGCCTGTTACAGACAGATTGCTCTTGGAGGAAAGGCCTGTTACAGACAGATTGCTCTTGGGGGAAAGGCCTGTTACAGACAGATTGCTCTTGGGGGAAAGGCCTGTTACAGACAGATTGCTCTTGGGGGAAAGGCCTGTTACAGACAGATTGCTCTTGGGGGAAAGGCCTGTTACAGACAGATTGCTCTTGGGGGAAAGGCCTGTTACAGACAGATTGCTCTTGGAGGAAAGGCCTGTATCGTTTCAGCCGACTGCCAGCTTGTCAACATCACAGTACCATGA